Proteins co-encoded in one Chrysemys picta bellii isolate R12L10 chromosome 13, ASM1138683v2, whole genome shotgun sequence genomic window:
- the BPIFB6 gene encoding BPI fold-containing family B member 6, whose product MTESDILQKLAAAAAKKQPGVKPIKGISSFIGANMEITVVANMTAKNKLSQDDLGCPKFSVGDCQISLVSIKTNLPSSMLPEIVNKFLVTTLQKVLPDMLCPAVDAVLTLVNQKFTTLVSPSSVGAAGSIRYALLSPPVTREDFIELDLNTTVLHEGGDLIDLPTDPPALTSLPPKMDSATQLALSVNFLSAELTLLQTSFNLDVTETTILGLPPLTTTTLGALIPTLSESLPPSQPMVIEIRITQRPVLTMQQDKGLVHLFGTAEFLTSQPDAARESLFILNIVR is encoded by the exons ATGACTGAGAGCGACATTCTTCAGaaactggcagcagctgcagctaaaAAGCAGCCAGGTGTCAAACCCATCAAGGGCATTTCAAG CTTTATAGGTGCAAATATGGAAATCACAGTGGTTGCAAACATGACCGCCAAGAACAAACTGTCGCAGGATGACTTGGGTTGCCCCAAATTCAGCGTTGGCGACTGCCAGATTTCTCTCGTTAGTATTAAAACCAACCTTCCCAGCAG CATGCTGCCCGAGATTGTGAATAAGTTCCTGGTTACCACCCTTCAAAAAGTCTTGCCAGACATG CTGTGTCCAGCAGTGGATGCTGTGCTGACCCTCGTGAACCAAAAGTTCACCACCCTGGTTT CCCCGAGCTCAGTCGGTGCCGCTGGAAGCATCCGCTATGCTTTGCTGAGCCCGCCGGTGACGAGAGAAGATTTCATAGAACTGGATTTAAAT ACCACGGTCCTGCACGAGGGCGGAGATCTCATTGACCTTCCCACCGACCCCCCAGCTCTTACCTCCCTGCCGCCGAAAATGGACTCCGCTACCCAGCTGGCCCTGTCAGTGAATTTCCTGAGCGCCGAGCTAACTCTCCTACAAACATCCTTCAACCTTGACGTCACGGAGACCACA ATTCTTGGGCTTCCTCCATTAACGACGACAACACTTGGAGCCTTGATCCCCACG CTCTCGGAGTCATTGCCTCCATCTCAGCCGATGGTTATTGAAATCCGAATAACTCAACGGCCCGTGCTCACCATGCAGCAGGACAAAGGCCTCGTGCATCTCTTCGGCACCGCGGAGTTCCTCACGTCGCAGCCCGACGCTGCTCGGGAGTCCCTCTTCATCCTCAACATTGTACGTTGA